One Prosthecobacter sp. SYSU 5D2 DNA window includes the following coding sequences:
- a CDS encoding M15 family metallopeptidase: MSNDEAARRAYWADQMEAGYAMVQKLISFPVNECGERFASIPDAAAAAGVEMLFSTSKIAGDLDRVFFLRESLVRDVITIGREMNQRGWILKIEDGFRSLDMQGQLVRKPSVFDTVLKKCIWELGGEIPSTEMMFRRAIVLTANMPKIGAHMSGSAIDISVFRRDDGSEVWRGHSYLEMSEHTPMRSPFVAPEHVATRLDIAAMLEKHGFIPFPFEFWHFDKDDAAMHLLTGNPAPCRFGPVNWDPRTNEVTPVPEPLTLLNPLPVIEKEIAAALERAAG, encoded by the coding sequence ATGAGTAACGATGAAGCCGCACGGCGTGCCTACTGGGCAGATCAAATGGAGGCAGGTTATGCGATGGTGCAGAAGCTCATCTCCTTCCCCGTCAATGAATGCGGCGAGCGCTTCGCCTCCATCCCCGATGCCGCCGCCGCAGCGGGCGTGGAGATGCTGTTTTCCACCAGCAAGATCGCCGGGGATCTGGACCGTGTCTTCTTCCTGCGTGAAAGCCTGGTGCGTGATGTCATCACCATTGGCCGGGAGATGAACCAGCGCGGATGGATCCTAAAAATCGAGGACGGCTTTCGCTCGCTGGACATGCAGGGGCAGCTGGTGCGCAAGCCCTCCGTTTTTGACACCGTCTTAAAGAAGTGCATCTGGGAGCTGGGGGGCGAGATCCCCAGCACCGAGATGATGTTCCGCCGCGCCATCGTGCTCACCGCGAACATGCCCAAGATCGGCGCGCACATGTCGGGATCGGCCATAGACATCTCAGTGTTCCGTCGCGACGATGGCAGCGAGGTCTGGCGCGGCCACTCCTACCTGGAGATGAGCGAGCACACCCCCATGCGCTCACCTTTTGTCGCACCCGAGCATGTGGCCACCAGGCTGGACATTGCCGCCATGCTGGAAAAGCATGGATTCATCCCCTTCCCGTTCGAGTTCTGGCACTTCGACAAAGACGACGCCGCCATGCACCTCCTCACCGGCAATCCCGCCCCCTGCCGCTTCGGCCCCGTGAACTGGGATCCCCGCACCAATGAAGTCACCCCCGTGCCCGAACCCCTCACCCTGCTCAATCCCCTGCCCGTCATCGAAAAAGAAATCGCCGCAGCCCTGGAACGTGCGGCAGGGTAG
- a CDS encoding DUF1080 domain-containing protein, which produces MKKILACLSVFTFATAALAQDGFTPLFNGKDLTGWEGDPKLWKVEDGLVTGVCSGPDSPEHNTFLIWRGGVVKDFELKATLRVIGDNNSGIQYRSRPLPEAGPWAITGYQCDIHPAIEHTGMTYEEKGRGIFGLNGKDVVIAPDGARWQVAEREPVKADVSQWNEYTVIARGNRLTHKINGQVTSELVDHDEKGRALEGLLAIQLHRGNANTVQIKDLQLKVLEQTPVTRFDPASLPEGAKKIERPGTRNPQGTGPAAPVKK; this is translated from the coding sequence ATGAAAAAAATCCTCGCCTGTCTTTCTGTCTTCACCTTTGCCACCGCCGCCCTGGCTCAGGACGGGTTCACTCCGCTGTTTAATGGCAAGGACCTCACAGGCTGGGAGGGGGATCCGAAGCTGTGGAAGGTGGAGGACGGACTGGTCACGGGTGTCTGCAGCGGGCCGGACAGCCCGGAGCACAATACTTTTCTCATCTGGCGCGGCGGGGTGGTGAAGGACTTCGAGCTGAAGGCGACCCTGCGGGTGATCGGCGACAACAACTCCGGCATCCAGTATCGCAGCCGGCCGCTGCCGGAGGCGGGACCCTGGGCCATCACGGGTTATCAGTGCGACATCCACCCGGCCATTGAGCACACGGGCATGACCTATGAGGAAAAAGGGCGCGGCATCTTTGGCCTCAACGGCAAGGATGTCGTCATCGCCCCGGATGGTGCGCGCTGGCAGGTGGCGGAGCGTGAGCCGGTGAAGGCGGATGTTTCCCAATGGAATGAATATACTGTCATCGCCCGCGGCAACCGGCTGACCCACAAGATCAACGGCCAGGTGACGTCCGAGCTGGTGGATCACGATGAAAAGGGCCGCGCGCTGGAGGGCCTGCTGGCCATCCAGCTTCATCGCGGCAATGCCAATACGGTGCAGATCAAGGACCTGCAGCTCAAGGTGCTGGAGCAAACGCCGGTGACGAGGTTTGACCCCGCCAGCCTGCCGGAGGGCGCGAAGAAAATCGAGCGACCCGGAACACGCAATCCGCAGGGGACGGGTCCGGCGGCACCAGTGAAGAAGTAA
- a CDS encoding sulfatase: protein MTTPRFLLIFLLLAASALPQTALSAQPNFIFFITDDISPEDTGPYGSKVVKTPHLDRMAAEGLVFDNAYLTASSCSPSRCSIITGRYPHNTGAPELHLPLPKDQHTFVQDLRSAGYHTVISGKNHIGKPEDIGFDVEGKGGKPSGSEDWVTLLKERPKDKPFFAWFGSFDAHRDWQINDEAPKYDPADVVVPPFLFDGPQTRQDLADYYHEVSRSDFYLGQLFKELERQGIAQDTYVVYCADNGRPFPRCKTRLYDSGIKTPLLFWRPGTIQPARTASLVSSIDLSATFLDLAGLPAAPSIQGVSFAKILSDPKTSVRDYVFAEHNWHVFNAHERLVRHGDWLYIRNNRPNQQNMCTESDDSFPAGAELWAAHAEKKTSHAQQDIFLNPRPAEELFHVGKDAHQLYNLATDTTYQETLLELRQVLGQWTKETGDTNPEKPTPDRTVKRGPQPRGELPGQSMNAASINHPGPVRK, encoded by the coding sequence ATGACCACGCCGCGTTTCCTCCTCATCTTTCTCCTGCTGGCCGCGTCTGCCCTCCCGCAGACGGCCTTGTCTGCCCAGCCTAACTTCATCTTCTTCATCACCGATGACATCTCCCCGGAGGATACAGGCCCGTATGGCAGCAAGGTGGTGAAAACGCCCCATCTGGACCGCATGGCGGCGGAGGGTCTGGTCTTTGACAATGCGTATCTGACGGCCAGCAGCTGCAGCCCCTCACGCTGCAGCATCATCACCGGCCGTTATCCGCACAATACCGGCGCACCGGAGCTGCATCTGCCCCTGCCGAAGGACCAGCACACCTTTGTGCAGGACCTCCGCAGCGCCGGCTATCACACCGTCATCTCCGGCAAAAATCACATCGGCAAGCCTGAGGACATCGGTTTTGACGTCGAAGGCAAAGGCGGAAAACCCTCCGGCAGCGAAGACTGGGTGACGCTGCTAAAGGAGCGCCCGAAGGACAAGCCCTTCTTCGCCTGGTTCGGCTCCTTCGATGCACACCGCGACTGGCAGATCAATGACGAGGCGCCGAAGTATGATCCAGCTGACGTGGTGGTGCCGCCCTTCCTTTTTGACGGACCGCAGACACGCCAGGACCTGGCCGACTACTACCATGAGGTGAGCCGGTCCGATTTCTATCTGGGGCAGCTTTTCAAGGAGCTGGAGCGCCAGGGCATCGCCCAGGACACCTATGTGGTCTATTGCGCCGACAATGGCCGCCCCTTCCCCCGCTGCAAAACACGCCTCTATGACAGCGGCATCAAAACGCCCCTGCTGTTCTGGCGGCCCGGCACCATCCAGCCCGCCCGCACGGCCTCCCTGGTCAGTTCCATAGATCTTTCCGCCACGTTTCTGGACCTGGCAGGCCTCCCCGCAGCCCCCAGCATCCAGGGGGTCAGCTTTGCCAAAATCCTGAGCGATCCCAAAACCAGCGTGCGTGACTACGTCTTCGCCGAGCACAACTGGCACGTCTTCAACGCCCACGAACGCTTGGTCCGTCATGGCGATTGGCTCTACATCCGCAACAACCGGCCTAACCAACAAAACATGTGCACGGAGAGCGATGATTCTTTCCCCGCCGGGGCCGAGCTCTGGGCCGCCCACGCAGAGAAAAAGACCAGCCACGCACAGCAGGATATCTTCCTCAATCCACGCCCCGCCGAGGAGCTCTTCCATGTGGGCAAGGACGCCCACCAGCTTTACAACCTGGCCACCGACACCACCTATCAGGAAACCCTGCTGGAACTGCGCCAGGTGCTCGGTCAATGGACAAAAGAAACCGGTGATACCAATCCCGAAAAGCCCACCCCGGACCGCACCGTCAAACGCGGCCCGCAGCCCCGTGGCGAACTTCCCGGGCAGTCGATGAACGCCGCCTCCATCAATCATCCGGGGCCGGTCAGGAAGTAG
- a CDS encoding sulfatase-like hydrolase/transferase, with protein MKPFLTLLLSLVGLCQAAMAASPNIILMMGDDHGWEETGYNGHPHVKTPVLDEMAATGLRMDRFYAAHPSCSPTRASFLTGRHPNRMGTFAPGWSFRPEEITLAHVMSQAGYHCGHFGKWHVGAVKAESPTSPGAMGFHEWVSHDNFFELNPSLSRNGAPPEVIQGESSEVIIQETLRFIDRAREKEKPFFTVVWFGSPHEPYSGLPADLALYDDLPAKYQKKVKLTSNETGGPVQRPQGEVLRERYAEITAMDRSIGMLRKHLADKGLRENTLVFYCGDNGTSADGALGLPHRGVKGQVYEGGVLVPGLIEWPARIPQPRSTGVRASTSDLLPTLCALVGQPLPKRPLDGMDISGLMDGQMSARSNPLYFWEYNAGNLKKAGDLEPYINPQLQEGTTPLVKKSGGKATRDFTNFRHPEITEEDYLGPRAIIDGNNKLVIHEPKKGGKATLELFDLQADPAEKTNLLDQQPDIAKKLQTQLRQWQEGVLKSLTGADYQK; from the coding sequence ATGAAACCTTTTCTGACACTTCTTCTTTCCCTGGTCGGCCTGTGCCAGGCGGCCATGGCGGCATCGCCAAACATCATCCTGATGATGGGGGATGACCATGGCTGGGAGGAGACCGGTTATAACGGCCATCCGCATGTGAAAACGCCGGTGCTGGATGAAATGGCGGCCACCGGGTTGCGCATGGACCGCTTTTATGCTGCTCATCCGAGCTGCTCGCCCACACGAGCCAGCTTCCTCACCGGACGCCACCCCAACCGCATGGGCACTTTTGCCCCTGGGTGGTCGTTCAGGCCGGAGGAGATCACGCTGGCGCATGTGATGAGCCAGGCTGGCTACCACTGCGGCCACTTTGGCAAATGGCATGTGGGGGCGGTTAAGGCGGAGTCGCCCACCAGTCCGGGTGCGATGGGCTTTCATGAGTGGGTGTCGCATGACAACTTTTTCGAACTGAACCCGTCGCTCTCCCGCAACGGTGCGCCGCCGGAGGTCATCCAGGGGGAAAGCTCGGAGGTGATCATCCAGGAGACGCTGCGTTTCATTGACCGCGCCCGGGAGAAGGAGAAGCCCTTCTTCACTGTCGTCTGGTTTGGCTCTCCGCACGAGCCCTACAGCGGGCTGCCTGCAGACCTGGCGCTGTATGATGATCTGCCGGCCAAATATCAGAAAAAGGTGAAGCTGACCTCCAATGAAACAGGTGGCCCGGTGCAGCGTCCGCAGGGCGAGGTGCTCCGCGAGCGATACGCGGAGATCACCGCGATGGACCGCTCCATTGGCATGCTGCGCAAACACCTCGCGGACAAGGGCCTGCGCGAGAACACGCTGGTGTTTTATTGCGGCGACAATGGCACCTCCGCTGATGGTGCGCTGGGCCTGCCTCATCGCGGTGTGAAGGGGCAGGTTTATGAAGGCGGAGTCCTTGTCCCAGGTCTTATTGAATGGCCTGCGCGCATCCCCCAGCCGCGTAGCACGGGCGTCCGTGCCAGCACGAGTGACCTTCTGCCCACGCTCTGCGCCCTCGTCGGCCAGCCTTTGCCAAAGCGGCCCCTGGACGGCATGGACATCAGCGGATTGATGGATGGCCAAATGAGTGCGCGGAGCAACCCGCTCTACTTCTGGGAATACAATGCCGGGAACCTCAAAAAGGCGGGTGATCTGGAGCCGTATATAAACCCTCAACTGCAAGAAGGCACCACGCCGCTGGTGAAGAAATCTGGCGGCAAAGCCACGCGGGATTTCACCAACTTCCGCCATCCCGAAATTACAGAGGAAGATTACCTCGGTCCTCGTGCGATCATTGACGGTAACAACAAGCTCGTCATCCACGAGCCCAAAAAGGGCGGTAAGGCCACCCTGGAGCTCTTCGACCTGCAAGCAGATCCTGCGGAGAAAACCAACCTCCTTGACCAGCAGCCCGACATTGCCAAGAAGCTGCAAACGCAGCTCCGCCAATGGCAGGAGGGTGTGCTGAAGAGCCTCACTGGCGCGGATTACCAAAAGTGA
- a CDS encoding EF-hand domain-containing protein — translation MAALQAAEDFSIATVITAADKNQDGRLSLEEYLPLDVQARHHGADHFHAGDADKNGLLDATELAAVLQKQTWFAILSEGIGKCFSRLDADHDGRLNAGEYRQVSRMGGHAAQHFKCADKDQDGFLSLAEFTAHAEQRLKTVVTKAPRKKKS, via the coding sequence ATGGCGGCACTGCAAGCCGCCGAAGATTTCTCCATTGCCACCGTGATCACAGCGGCGGACAAGAATCAGGATGGCAGGCTGAGCCTGGAAGAATACCTGCCGCTGGACGTGCAGGCCCGGCATCACGGCGCTGATCATTTTCATGCAGGGGATGCGGATAAAAATGGTCTGCTGGACGCTACCGAGCTGGCTGCTGTCCTGCAAAAGCAAACCTGGTTTGCCATCCTTTCAGAAGGCATCGGGAAATGTTTCTCCCGCCTGGATGCGGACCATGACGGCAGGCTCAATGCGGGCGAATACCGCCAGGTTTCCCGCATGGGCGGTCATGCTGCACAGCATTTTAAATGTGCCGACAAGGACCAGGACGGCTTTTTGAGCCTGGCAGAATTTACCGCCCATGCAGAACAACGGTTGAAGACCGTAGTAACCAAGGCACCCAGAAAAAAGAAATCATGA
- a CDS encoding alpha/beta hydrolase, which yields MKHYPALLLLLVTAVAASAAETPAKKETKPKKVAFKKEKTEQPGAKDTPGKPYVYKTSAGQPRTMEIYFPPNHDPATAKVPGLILFHGGGWGGGSLAQFRRACEYFASRGLVCATSEYQLSSRAGATGLPANESRKRVCVTDAKSAIRWFKQKAPELGIDPQRIITGGGSAGGHVSALATVNPGLNDPADSKEVDTSVVAYLWFNPAFTADDSADPEIDFLQHLKPDLAPAIVFFGTEDSWKKGWDAAHQKLKSLGNTTTELWIAEGEKHSFFNSGPWQRVTLIAADRFLVRQGLLTGEPTLPPPPTGEKLVPASNP from the coding sequence ATGAAACATTATCCAGCCCTTTTGCTCCTGCTCGTCACGGCCGTGGCTGCATCCGCCGCAGAAACCCCGGCCAAAAAGGAAACCAAGCCCAAGAAAGTGGCCTTCAAGAAAGAGAAGACGGAGCAGCCCGGTGCCAAAGACACGCCCGGAAAGCCTTACGTTTACAAGACATCCGCCGGCCAGCCGCGGACGATGGAGATCTACTTCCCGCCCAATCATGATCCGGCCACGGCCAAGGTACCCGGTTTGATTCTTTTCCACGGCGGCGGTTGGGGCGGGGGATCGCTGGCCCAGTTTCGCCGGGCCTGCGAATACTTCGCCAGTCGCGGCCTGGTCTGTGCGACCTCGGAATACCAGCTCTCCAGCAGGGCAGGGGCCACCGGACTTCCTGCCAATGAAAGCCGCAAGCGTGTCTGTGTGACCGATGCTAAAAGCGCCATCCGCTGGTTCAAGCAAAAGGCCCCGGAGCTGGGCATCGATCCCCAGCGCATCATCACCGGCGGCGGTTCTGCTGGCGGACATGTCTCCGCCCTGGCCACGGTGAATCCCGGACTGAACGATCCTGCGGATTCAAAAGAGGTGGATACCAGCGTCGTCGCCTACCTCTGGTTCAATCCCGCCTTCACGGCGGATGACAGTGCGGATCCTGAGATTGATTTTCTGCAACACCTGAAGCCAGATCTGGCTCCGGCAATTGTCTTTTTTGGAACGGAAGATTCCTGGAAAAAAGGCTGGGATGCGGCGCATCAAAAGCTCAAGTCACTTGGCAACACCACCACGGAATTGTGGATTGCCGAGGGGGAAAAGCACAGTTTCTTCAACTCCGGTCCCTGGCAGCGCGTCACCCTCATTGCTGCAGACCGCTTCCTCGTCCGTCAAGGCCTCCTCACCGGCGAGCCCACTCTTCCCCCGCCACCCACTGGAGAGAAACTGGTGCCTGCATCGAACCCTTGA
- a CDS encoding arylsulfatase, giving the protein MKRFALSLFFLASQAVLSAAPNVLLILTDDQGYGDLSIHGNPHLSTPNIDRLGETGVRFDRFYVSSVCAPTRSALLTGRYTVRTGCHGVTHNREAMRPSEVTMAEALKSGGYRTGYVGKWHNGEQYPYTPQGQGFDEFFGFNNGHWNNYFDATLLRGATPEKTTGYISDVLTDEAIKFISASQEAPFFCYLAYNAPHSPYQVPDKYYDKFNAKGLDETLSAFYGMIENIDDNVGRLMAHLEKSGLTENTLVLFLTDNGGTAGVKTYNAGMRGGKTSVHEGGSRVPLFMNWPGAKWPPHVAKPIVAHIDLYPTLLDLCGVKAPEGPKVDGISLRPLLEKDTAAGWPERTLFVHNPIGETNRYPGAVRTQQYRLVKEIKGPSAGSAAKPNDASAEPWRLYDMEADPGQDKNIANAHPELVKELSTKYEAWVDDIFKDGLQRFLLPVGYKQHNPVELHAPQSFYDEPLHFASGPGFANDWLTGWTDAAAKVWFDVDVVEAGSYAVEIAGTCPPEDAGSKLRLTAGDATLETTMPAASIVEIPLPNRDAKSNERYRNREWTVLKLGQMDLKKGPVKLMLEAKFKPGSQVMDLKHVRLERIK; this is encoded by the coding sequence ATGAAACGATTCGCCCTATCCTTATTTTTTCTCGCCAGCCAGGCCGTGCTGTCTGCCGCCCCAAACGTCCTGCTCATCCTGACCGATGACCAAGGTTACGGCGACCTATCCATCCATGGCAACCCGCATCTCAGCACGCCGAACATTGACCGCCTGGGAGAAACCGGTGTCCGGTTCGACCGTTTTTATGTGAGTTCCGTCTGTGCGCCCACCCGCTCGGCCTTGCTGACCGGCCGCTATACGGTGCGGACCGGCTGCCATGGCGTAACCCATAACCGGGAGGCCATGCGCCCCTCCGAAGTCACCATGGCGGAAGCCCTGAAAAGCGGCGGGTATCGAACCGGATACGTGGGCAAGTGGCACAATGGAGAACAGTATCCCTATACCCCGCAAGGCCAGGGCTTTGACGAGTTCTTCGGCTTCAACAACGGCCACTGGAACAACTACTTCGATGCCACGCTGCTGCGCGGCGCCACGCCAGAAAAGACCACGGGTTATATCTCGGACGTGCTCACGGATGAGGCCATCAAATTCATTTCCGCCAGCCAGGAGGCACCGTTCTTTTGCTATCTGGCCTACAACGCCCCGCACTCGCCTTATCAGGTGCCGGACAAGTATTATGACAAGTTCAACGCCAAGGGCCTGGATGAAACACTGTCCGCCTTTTATGGCATGATTGAAAACATTGATGACAATGTCGGACGCCTCATGGCGCACCTGGAAAAGTCAGGCCTGACGGAGAATACCCTGGTCCTGTTCCTCACCGACAATGGCGGCACGGCAGGCGTGAAAACGTATAACGCCGGGATGCGCGGCGGGAAGACCAGCGTGCATGAGGGTGGCAGCCGCGTCCCTCTTTTCATGAACTGGCCCGGTGCCAAATGGCCGCCGCATGTGGCCAAGCCCATCGTGGCGCACATCGACCTGTATCCGACTCTGCTCGATCTCTGCGGCGTCAAGGCCCCCGAAGGTCCCAAGGTGGACGGCATCAGCCTGCGGCCTCTTTTAGAAAAAGACACGGCTGCTGGCTGGCCGGAGCGCACCCTCTTCGTCCACAATCCCATCGGTGAAACCAACCGTTATCCAGGTGCCGTGCGCACGCAGCAGTATCGGCTGGTGAAGGAAATCAAAGGCCCCTCCGCAGGATCCGCCGCCAAGCCCAATGATGCCAGCGCCGAACCGTGGCGCCTGTATGATATGGAGGCCGATCCCGGCCAGGACAAGAACATCGCCAATGCCCATCCTGAACTGGTGAAGGAACTCAGCACCAAGTATGAAGCCTGGGTGGATGACATTTTCAAGGATGGCCTGCAGCGCTTCCTGCTGCCGGTGGGCTATAAGCAGCACAACCCGGTGGAGTTGCACGCACCGCAGAGCTTTTACGATGAGCCCCTGCACTTCGCCTCCGGCCCCGGTTTTGCCAATGACTGGCTCACAGGCTGGACCGATGCGGCCGCCAAGGTCTGGTTCGACGTAGATGTGGTGGAGGCTGGCAGTTACGCCGTCGAGATCGCCGGAACCTGCCCTCCGGAAGATGCAGGATCCAAACTGCGCCTCACCGCTGGAGATGCTACCCTTGAAACCACCATGCCCGCCGCCTCCATTGTGGAGATCCCCTTGCCCAACCGGGACGCAAAGAGCAACGAGCGCTATCGCAACCGCGAATGGACGGTGCTTAAACTCGGCCAGATGGACCTGAAGAAAGGTCCTGTGAAGCTGATGCTGGAGGCCAAATTCAAACCCGGCTCACAGGTGATGGACCTGAAACATGTCCGGCTTGAACGCATCAAATGA
- a CDS encoding sulfatase, giving the protein MRNHTFAFLAAALCLSPMTLPAATPNVVIIFTDDLGYGDLGCYGSPTIRTPNLDRMAAEGLRLTDFYSASEVCSPSRAALLTGRYPIRSGMYGKRRVLFPNSTGGLPDAEVTIAEALKDKGYKTAHIGKWHLGIHPGSRPLDQGFESSFGLPYSNDMDGIKGKTPRGSGSPTPPEDGWNVPLIRDGEIIEQPAVQTTLTKRYTEEAVKFITEKKDSPFFLFMAHSFPHVPLFASPAFKGKSRGGIYGDAVEEIDWSVGQIMEVLKKQGIAENTLVFFTSDNGPWLTMGNQGGSAGLLKDGKGSTWEGGMRVPGIAWMPGRIKPGVSSVQVNATDLLPTALALAGASSPKDVVIDGQDVSPLLFEGKAPAERPFFYYRSDQLFACRLGEWKLHFKTQTGYGQAKPDEHEPPLLYNLALDPSEKRDVAKANPEVVAKIREAVKAHQEGVVPGVAQFE; this is encoded by the coding sequence ATGAGAAACCATACATTCGCCTTTTTGGCCGCCGCCCTCTGCCTGTCACCGATGACCCTTCCGGCGGCGACGCCGAATGTGGTGATCATTTTTACTGATGACCTGGGCTACGGGGATCTCGGCTGCTACGGATCGCCCACCATCCGCACACCCAACTTGGACCGCATGGCGGCGGAAGGCCTGAGGTTGACGGATTTCTATTCGGCATCCGAAGTCTGCTCACCGAGCCGCGCCGCCTTGCTGACAGGGCGCTACCCAATACGCAGCGGCATGTATGGAAAACGCCGGGTGCTTTTCCCCAATTCCACAGGCGGCCTGCCGGATGCGGAAGTGACCATCGCGGAAGCGCTGAAGGACAAAGGGTATAAAACCGCTCATATAGGCAAGTGGCACCTGGGTATTCATCCAGGCTCTCGTCCGCTAGACCAGGGATTCGAAAGCAGCTTCGGCCTGCCGTATTCGAATGACATGGATGGAATTAAAGGCAAGACCCCCCGCGGATCCGGATCTCCCACTCCGCCTGAAGATGGCTGGAATGTACCGCTGATCCGGGATGGCGAGATCATTGAGCAACCGGCCGTGCAAACGACTCTCACGAAGCGCTATACGGAAGAGGCGGTGAAGTTCATCACTGAGAAAAAAGACTCGCCGTTCTTTCTTTTCATGGCGCACAGCTTTCCGCATGTGCCGCTATTCGCCTCGCCCGCCTTCAAGGGGAAAAGCCGAGGCGGCATTTATGGCGATGCGGTGGAGGAGATTGACTGGAGTGTGGGCCAGATCATGGAGGTCCTGAAGAAGCAGGGCATTGCGGAGAACACCCTGGTTTTCTTTACCAGCGACAACGGCCCCTGGCTGACCATGGGCAACCAGGGCGGCAGTGCCGGTCTGCTCAAAGATGGCAAGGGCAGCACCTGGGAGGGCGGCATGCGTGTACCGGGCATCGCCTGGATGCCGGGCAGGATCAAGCCAGGCGTCAGCTCCGTCCAGGTGAATGCCACCGATCTGCTGCCCACCGCCCTGGCCCTGGCCGGTGCGTCATCGCCAAAGGATGTGGTCATTGACGGCCAGGATGTGAGCCCATTGCTGTTTGAAGGGAAAGCCCCTGCTGAGCGGCCGTTCTTTTACTACCGCAGCGACCAGCTCTTTGCCTGCCGTCTCGGAGAATGGAAGCTGCATTTCAAAACGCAGACCGGCTATGGCCAGGCGAAGCCCGATGAGCATGAACCGCCGCTCCTCTACAACCTGGCGCTCGACCCTTCCGAAAAACGCGATGTGGCGAAGGCGAATCCCGAAGTGGTGGCGAAGATCCGCGAGGCCGTGAAAGCGCATCAGGAAGGCGTCGTTCCTGGAGTCGCCCAGTTTGAGTGA